The genomic DNA GGCCAAGAAGGAGAACCTGCTCCTGCGACAGCGGCTAGCCAAGGCCGAGAGCCAGGCCCAGCTCCAGGAGGAGGCCGCGAGAGCCGCGCAGGCCCAGCTGAAGAGGGACAGACGAGAGAGCTTCGAGATGATGGAGGAGCTCGTGGTCGAGAACACGGAGCTCCGGGAGCAGATCTCGAAGCTGGAGAGCAAGACGGCAGAGACAGAGGTAGGCGACCACGAGGTCCTGAGTTTTTGCGTCACCTCCGACAGACAGTAGCAGCACTTGGTCAAAGGGATTGGCCTTTTCTCTCTCATTACTTTAACTGGACAGTCCAAGTCCACCCCTTTAGTGTTGACATGTACTGTTTGTTTGTACATGTGTTTGCTCATACAAACGTTTCCAGGATGGCAGGCTTAGGCCTGGGTTAGTTTGATGTTGTGCCAAGTGGGCTACAGTGACGGGGCTCCCAAATCAAGTCCCACAAAAGGCTACTGGTCACTTCTGAAGCAGCTAGGTAGTTTACCAGCAGTGCCAATGTCGAATCTGTGGCTTGAGTCCTTGACCAGTTTGGTGTGGCTGTGCAGCAGCGCAGGAGCTCTTGTGACTGCTCTGCTGGTCTGCTGTGGTTGTGTTAGAAGACCCTCGCTAGTGTCCTCACCTCGGTGGCAGCGTCCAGTCTGCCTTTAACAGCAGCGTCTGGACCCGTAGTGTGCACATGTGAGAGTTAACGGCTGGACCCATAGTGTGCACACGTGAGAGTTAACGGCTGACCGTGTGGTCCTCAGGCTGCTGTGAGGCGGCTGCAGCAGGAGCTCAAAGACAAGGCCGTGAGCGCCGCGCAGGCCCAGCCGAGTACCGACAACAGCAAGATCATGAATGTGGACAGCGAGGATGTGGTGACGCGACTGCAGTGGGATCTGACCCAAACGCGGCAGAAACTGGCCCTGAGTGACGCAGCTCTCGAGGACAGCGCGCTCTCCATGAAACACCTGGAGGGGGACAAGCGGTGCTTGGAGAGAAGACTGAACTGGATGAGACAAAAGGTAGGTGTAGCTATTAAAAAACTGGACCAAGAGTCCAGGGCTTGAGTATGGAAACAGAGCAACTGGGTGATACTTTGGTTTCTGTGCACATACTTTTGCTGTGACATTGATGACTTGTGTCCTGGTTTCCTGTATCTCTCCATTCTTCATCATGGTTCTACTTCCGTGTCCTGGGCTCTCAGCTGCAGGAAACCGAGGAGCTGTACTTGCAGAGCAAGCGCTGCGTCCACAACCTGAGGTCCTCTCTGAAGCAGCGCGAGGTCCAGCAGACAGAGGGCCGCACAGGCAGGTATGTCACTCTGCTGTCACAGAAGCAGACGCCTCTGCAGCGGTGAGTCTCTGACCTGTCCCTCGAACCACTTTGTTACCTTTCACAATCCATGTGGATGCTTTGATCCTGCTGTATGACTCTGCAGTGTTGTCCTTTTCCTGCTCATGTGTGCTGTTCTTGTTTCTCATACATTTAGTCTCTGGTTCGATTCCACACTGTTCTTGTTGTTATATATGGATGCGATCCCCGTAAACAGAACAGATCTGCCTGTGTGTTCTGTCTTTGAGAGCAGGGTGAATATATTTGAAGCCACACGaagcatctctctctcctt from Amia ocellicauda isolate fAmiCal2 chromosome 1, fAmiCal2.hap1, whole genome shotgun sequence includes the following:
- the LOC136759577 gene encoding ankyrin repeat domain-containing protein 26-like; translated protein: MMEELVVENTELREQISKLESKTAETEAAVRRLQQELKDKAVSAAQAQPSTDNSKIMNVDSEDVVTRLQWDLTQTRQKLALSDAALEDSALSMKHLEGDKRCLERRLNWMRQKLQETEELYLQSKRCVHNLRSSLKQREVQQTEGRTGRYVTLLSQKQTPLQR